Below is a window of Pochonia chlamydosporia 170 chromosome 7, whole genome shotgun sequence DNA.
TGCACGAGGATTTCGAAGTGGCGAGTCAACTTCCTCCAACGATTGCCGCTGCTCGGGTGTTACTAGTCCTCCCGCagggtttgtggtggtgattaTTGGAAGCTCGTTTGACTCAGCTATCGTGGCATCCTTCTCCGTCGAATCAGACGTATCTGATGGCCGGGCAGAGTGATCAACCATCAAGACCGACGAATTTTGATGGGGATACATGTGGACAGCTTGTGCTTCCGAAACCTCGAGGGCTGTCCAGTTGGTTTCTACCGAAACTATCGAGAATGGCGTGGTGCGAGATGAATATTTTCTTGCCGAAGCAGCGTCATCGTGATGGTCCACGCCAAGGGTGTCCACTGTGAAACCTCCGCCTTCAGAGCGAGGGCTTTTTGGCGAGTGCACTGTGACAACGGGCGATGTTGGCACTGGTGGTACCGGTAGCGGCGGATTTAGTTGTGCTTTGGTGGCAGATGTTGCCGCCACGGGTGCTGCGGGCACCGTCTTCGGTGGTGATACCTTTGCAGTCTGTCGGTGTACTTCGTTCAAGGCCTTAAGACTCTCGGCAGTCAGAGAACCTGTCCGCGATGTAGTTCGGCTGGTTGGAGCCGACAACGATGAAGAACGTGCTGGGATAGTGGGCGGAAAATCTATGGTTCGCTGTTCAGAGCGATCTGATACAGATGTAGACCGATCCCACCGTGACTGCCTCTCGAAAGAGACCTCATCGCTTGGAAGAGGTGACCGATCGAGAGGAGAGGACCCAACGCTTCTAGTTCTAGAGTGTCGGCTTGATGTGGATCTGAGTGATGGCTCCCTCGATTTGGATTTATGCGATGACCGTCGATCCGGGATCACCACTACAGGTATGCCTCCATTCTTCCATACTTCGCGCCTTGCACGCCCGCtcgccatggtgttggagctAGCAGTTGAAGCGTAGCTGTCATGTCGATGGCCATACTCGTTTCGCAGTGCAGGTGCTGAGGGCCACTTGGGCTGCTGCAATTCGAAGTCATCTGTGACAACTCGTCGGCCCGGGGGGCTGGTTTCTCTGAGCGCCCTGCGCTTGCGGACGTGCCGCAAGGTCCTCTGTCTTTGAGGGGTGGTTTGATTGTCCACCAAAATTGCCTCTATCACAGTCGATGGCGTGGACTGGCTGGATAGTCCAGAGAGTCTCCGTGAGTCTGGAAAGCCCGACGTCTCTGAGCGTGTGCTGCCCAATCCCGTGCTCTGCTTGTGAGGGGTTGTTTTAGGTGATGGTTTGACTGTAGGTGCGTCCTGAAGCGACATGCTTCGGACAGCCTTTGTCGCATTCGTGGAGGTTATCATATGGTCTTCCACCACTGTGCGCTTACCCCCATTTGTTTGTGGTGTCTTTGGCGTAACAATGCTTGGGCCACGTCTGCCTATGGAGACTATTCGTTCGAGGTTATCATCCCATTCTTGTTCTACTTGGTCGGGTGAGCCCCATGCAccgtcaaacttggccaattcGCCTCGGGTTCGGGGAGTGTAGCTCTCATCATTGTTCGCAGTAAGACGCTCGAGGGCAAGGTCCAAGGCCCGAGGCTGAACGACCCGACTACCTCCAGCTACCGGTGCTCGAAGAACTGTAGTTTGCGACGGCGTCGAAGAAGCCAAGGCGGTTTTCACAGTGGACATGGCGGCTTCATCGTCGGACGACAGCGGTTCTTCCCGGGCTGTCTTAAACGACTCCGTGCGAGAATCTGTCGTGGCAGTTGCTGACCTAGAGTTACCGCGGTCAAGAGTAGCAGGACGTAAGGCGCGTGGGCGGCTGGCAGGCTGCGGTGGCGTCACATCCGGGGTTGGAGGGCTACGTTGatctggtggtgttgctggtggtcgTTTTGACGAAGCCTGGGGGGTCTGGATaatgacatctggaggtGAAGGACTAGATGATTGAGCTGGATGGCTTCCAGAAGATGCACGAGAGTAGCTTGGGGGAGTCGGTGGTAGATCTGGACCTGTTCCTATTCTCCTCGGTTGGTGCTTCAATGTCCGTGGACTGGAGGGCTGTGAATCAAGGAGACCAAGGGGAGCAGATGTGTCGATGAGCAGGTCGTACGCTGTGGGTACTGATCGAGTTTCGTCGACGGTTCGTTCATTCCTTGGGTGAGGGAGAACCTTGTGTTTCTTGAACTGCCGTTGAGCATGTAAGCCCGCCTCCAACGGGCTCTGGTTATGCTCAGGCAATGTCGGTGCCGTCATTGTGTGTGATGGAATGACGGCATTCGGCTCGAGCATGCTCAACGAGAGAGGTGACAAGAGCCAGGGGAAGAGAGTTTTGGATGCTGTTTTCTGGTGGCGGCTGTCTTGAAACAAGGGATCCTGTGCATACTGGACACGGACTGGTCGGTATTTGGCGACGCCATTCAATTGGACAGATGGctcaacatgaagcaaaCAGCTGCTAATGCGCCAGGAGGGTTTCTTATGGGTGATGGACGGGTGAGAGTGTATGCGTTTGATCAAGACGACGGATATTGGCGACGTTGCTGGATGCGGTCCCGAGACAcggaagcaagcaagcaggATTCAAAATAGCACCGGGTGAGATGGTGAATAGGGGCCGTGGTAAAACAGGCGAACCAAGCCAGAGAGGTGAGACGGGTTCCTAAGGGAGTATTTCTGTGGTGTGACTTGGCAGGTCCAGGCTCGCGGTGAGATATGAGAGGAACAAAACTTGAGCAGCCAGTGAGGGGCGATGATTCCAACAAATGATACGGGCAAGTCTCAGGGCTGCCGTGCGCCGAGGTGGGACGAGGTTACGAAGCCAGATAGGATACGAAAAGCAAAGAGGCAAAAGCCATAGCGACGCGGCGCAGCACAACAGTTGCGACGATGGCCTCAGACGGGCGATGGGCGACAAGGTTTTGGGGGTTTGGACAACTCAATGCAGATGGAGTCGCTGAGGATGATGCCAGCACACGTAAAGTCTTGGTACTTCAAATGGGACTGGAGGGGAGGATGGTCGTCGATGACTGGCAGATTCCTCACGGTCTCACGCCCACACTCAcgctcatgctcatgctgACCGGTGCAGAGTGGGCAAGTGGGACTGAGACTGGGAGCAAGGAAGGTAAGGAAGAAGGAACGAAACGGCAGCAAAAGGAGGACCACCAAGCCTCTACTGCACGTCATTGGGTGAAAAGCCGGGCATGGGGTGGATGGGCGAATGGGGTCCCTGACGCAAGAAACGGCGAATAGACCAACCTGGTAGCCAAAAGACAGGAAGGTGCAAGAGATGTCATGGTGGGAAGGAACGGCGGCGCGGGCCTCAACTGCCTTGCCCGTAGTGCCCGTCCATTGCCCGTCCCCTTGGCCCTTtgtccatcctcctccatccttCATCCTCTAAcctctgctctgctctgctcaCCTTCCCCTCTCCCCGCCCACGCCGAGCCTGAAAATCCAGATCCCTATTCTGGCAGTTTCCACTCAACCTGGCTTCGTCCAAGGGCAAGGTTTGAATGTTGGCGCCACCAAAGCCGCCGGCGGGACGGCGCGGAACACGACGCGATTTTCAAAGAAAAATGAAATTGGGCTTCTCAATTGTGACCCGCGGAGGGTCCTGGGAGGAAGACGTGCATATTGTGACCCGACAGCGACCACTGAATCTATCAAATGAGCTTCGTCCGCCTTTGTCAGGCATCACAGGGGcgctttcttttttcctttttcccttttctctcatcttctttctctctctctttctttccttctctaATTCGAAACGCGCTGGATTGTTTGCTGAAACAATTTACTCAACTTCGCTACTAGAAAATATCTCAGAAGTGGGATGGTGGAGGGGGTCTTGACAGGCATCACCAACTGATGACTGATGCCAGGACACTCCGATCAACCACCACTACGAATgctcagaccagactctatATTGATCCACGACAAATGGCGGCGTCAGTAGTTTTGTTGGTCTCAATAGGTCAGTATCCTATGCTTCCATCCTTCTCGGCCTGCGTTCGGAATACATTCTCAACGGTTTTTAACCGATGAGCCAACCAACCCTTCGCCTGTGACAATAATCTGGTCGAGAACGTGCAGACAAGTGGACCGCCTTTATCATTCCCATCGCTCAGCAATACTCTATATCCGATACACCAACTAGCAACCGCATTGCCAGCCCGCAGCTGCAGACAGTTCTCATGGTGTGTTACCACCCTGGCCGAGTTGCAGCACACTGTTTCCCATCAATCAATGCCTTTTTTCCTCACCAGCACCAGAGCGCGACGCAGGCCTTCCTCCATTCGTCTGCTTGGATTTCCGGTTTAGCCTGTGCAGTTGACATCCCAACCCCCTCCTTTCTGtacctcctccaccacaatCCTTCCCTCCCTTTGGGATGCAGACCAGTCACGCTGGCAGAATGGCACGGGGCTACTCCTaccctccatcatcagcacacGTTTTCAATGCAAACCAAATACAAAGCATGCTTGTTTCAGACCCCCAGAACACATCGGTGCAGTTTGCCCGCATGCTATCGTTGGGTGGACACTGGGTTCAAGAGCTATAATGTGCCTTGGATCCCGTGACATATGTTCGCAAGAGAGCCAAGCCTTTGCTTTGCCCTGTGTAAAACTGGTTTCCTAACGCAGTGTCGATGCTAAAGGTTCTCATGTGCCCTAGTTTCTCCTCACAATCTGCCAACCAGTGTTGCCTGTGTATTGACCAGTGAAGATAAACCGCACCACCTCCTTGACCAAAGCACGATGTGTACGCAAACTGTTGAGAAATTCTAGACGTAATCGATCACAGTATGTGCACATACTCTCTTGGGTTACTCGAGTTATCAAACTACATGTGTGTCCGTCAACACTGAAAAACACATAccgtacctaggtagacaATGAAATACGATTGAGGCATCCGTCAGGTTGCATGCTAGGGTAACCCGCTCCATGTCCCACTTCATGTTCGAATTATTCGGCCTCGCTAAGATTGTACATGACATGCAAACGGCGAATATTTGCACTTGTTCGCTGCTTCTCGACTGCCAAAGAACCGTTAGACAACCCTGTCGTGTAATTACGAGTTGATCAGAACCATGATCGAGTCTGCCTTACTTTTTGACATTTGAGTGTTGACCATAGTGAATTGATGAGTAGTCACATGGTGTTCACTTTCTTCTCACTTTTCTCTCAGTTTCCGCGCCATTTGTTTACAATTTTCCTTTGGTATACGAAAAAAACGGGAGCCCTTTCTCGTCAACAGCACTATCCAACTTATCGGCCGCCATCTATAAAAGTTTTCGGTGCCTATGTGCCCTGTCTTATCCCCAGAGACATCACAGCAATCGTCCCGATGACGCCAAAGAGCAGGATCGCGGAAAGTGATTCGAGCTATCGTACGAAATTACCAAGATGCACTTGCAACGATTGCCAAATCGACTTCGAATACGAAAGCGAGGATGTTGAGGCAACCTCAGAGCTCTACGTCACTCTCAATGATACCGAAGTTGGCGTTACTCCTGTCTGGGTTCATcgagaaggctgctgctgccaaagaaTCATTGAAAGATACACTGCAGAAACATGGTAATTTAATCATGTCCCGGTGGGAAAATATGAGCCAAACAAAGCGCCAAGCGATTCTTGGCAAAATACAACCACCCATTGGACCACTACTGGGCTTAGATATATGTTGTCTCTGCAGCCCAGTGTTTTTCTCCTTGGGAAATATGCACAACACGACGCGGAATCAGATTCTACTCCCGTGGATGACCATTGATCGACTTGCAGCCAACGAATCATTGCTATTTGCTCTGTTGCATTTCCGAACCGAATATGCTCTATATGAGTGGGCAGCTTTTGACCACAGCCAGTTACGGCAGCCATGGAAGCTGAGATACCTCAAACCCGAATGCTCCGATAAATATGCTTCAATGCATGGATCAAACTACGGTTCTATTGTGAAATACGACCGTGATGCTGCCGTCCGTGGCGCCATTCTCCAATATCCTTATGCATCCTTGGTATTAGAAACACAAGCACTTTTAATGTGTTGGCTTCGCGACATCGTCAGCGGTATTCTGCATGGCGTCAGCACTTTAATTGTTCATGGCTGCCGTAGGTGGAGATCCGAAGTAGCCAAAGGATTCAAGCACCGTGGGAAAGCCGAGTTTTGGTTTAATTATGCCAACCAACCATTTTCCAACCCAGTTGGAGAAGGTCTGGATTACATTGCGTCCGTTTTGAGAGCCCGCCaagaagagatggaagattACTTATCCCATCTTCAAGCCTCCCCCGCGTATTTAAGGCAATACATCAAAAGTATAAACGACAAAGCCACCTTCCTATGGGATGTACGGCAAGACGCACACGTGGTCAAACATCTGTTGAGAGAAACGGACAGCTACTGCAGCTTCACAATGCTTCAGGAGAAATTTACCATCCTGAAGCACATCCTTAGTCACCCTCCCTGTGCAGATGAGCCGCGGCTGCTTGAAGTTCAGGAGCACGGTTTTGTGAGGTTGGAAAATGCTCTCTGGGAAAAGATATCTGCCTAGTGTGCAGAATTGTACTGGGACTTTCTTCATTCCCCTGGGTTCAAGGACTTATTCAACCATGACCCGGCCAAAGAAAAGTTTGGTGGAGCCTTATACCCACGGGTGCGTGGAATCAAATACAACATAGCAGATATATACTGGAGAGACCCGTTGGCTTATTATCTTTTACATCTTGGACTATTCGGAGTTAAAGGGTTACGGCAGTTTGGTTTGGCGGACCTTCTTGCAAACTTAGAACGCCATCTCAAAAGCAATCCTGCAGAATCGAAAAGAATTTATCCTGCCGCAAGGAGAGATATCAGCAACATAGCGGCTGTGAGCGAAGTCACCCATCACTTGAGGCGGTTTAAAAGCAGCTGGTCACGACGGTTTGTAAAGAACTTCGCCGAAGGCCAAATAGTTCCGGGGTTTGAATTTCCTCCATTGAGATTCTTTCCACTAGCTTACTTTGAGCTGCCGATGAAGTTTATTCTAGATGGCCAATACATGCTATTAGCCCTCTTCTACAACAAACCAGCTCCAAACGGCCCCAAAGGTTTGGCTCGACTCAATGAGTCCAGGAGTCAACGAAAAGCAATTGAGAAGTTCTGGGAGATGATGCGGAAAATATTGAAGGAAGGTTGCCACGATTACTCTCACAGTAATGAGAACACCCGcaaatggctggctgcattgTCATTGCATCTCACGCCTGAGTACGCTGAGGCCGTGAGACAGGAGGAGTCGTCGTTTACCCTACTTACCGAGACAGAGCCCTCAAGAAGCCGCTTTGCTTATTCTGAAGTCTGTAGCCCCAACAAATCCAAGTGCATCGTTGAAGTTGTAACGACCTCCAACAAGATCAAAACTAGAGGCACCGCATCAGAAGAGCTGGAGTCTGCTACCGAAAACGGCGATACTACAGAGATCCTGGCCGTAAAACGACGCCCAGTTGCGAAACATGACCTGGAGATTTTCTGCCTCATCTTCCCCGAATCAGCCGAAGAAAGGTGCAGAACCGTCTCGTGGGACGAATTCGTGCAGGCCATGAAGCATGCGGGCTGTGTGGCCATCAACTGCGGCGGCTCGGCCGTACGCTTCGAACTGCAGGACACATCAGATGAAGCAACATCGGAGAGCAAgtccatcatcttccatcGCCCGCATCCAGTCCCGAAGATTGATCCCATTATGCTGCGATCCGAAATTGGGAGACGACTTACACGACGCTTTGGGTGGACTAGGGAGCACTTCGTTCTCGCTGGGGTTGACGAGACAGCGGAGAAGCCAGTGCCTACTGCTGACGATAAATGAAACAGAACTTGCGGTCGGCCTAAGCCGTCATGGAACTAGTATCTATTGTATGAATTTTGTGCGAGTACGATGTCGGAGCGGCGAATACTCAAATTGCAAATGAAGATCTGAAGGTGATATTCTGGAAGAATAGAGACTTGAGCAGGATGTCTCGATACGGTAACTAAACAACAAGGAAGTACAGAAAGGACATACATGGCGCAAAGTGTTGTATTTGGCGAGGATCGGAATAGGGAACTACTTTGAGTGTTCAGTTTACAGTAATAGAGTGTCTACAGTTAATGGAACAACCTAAGTAAGCTTGACAGTGTATTTAAAGTGTGCATAAAGGACGAACCCTTTCATGGTGCTGTCATGCCTCCAATGCTGTGTCACACCTATAGTTAGTGGCAAAATATTCTTCTCCAAGGCGAAGCAAACGCTGACCTCAACAGCTCGTTCTCTCATACGTGGCAAGGTTGATCAATTGAACACATCTAGAATCCAGCATTAGCAAGGATGGCGCCCAGATAAAGAATTATGCTGGTCAAACGAGCTTAGCCCAGTAACACGCATTGTATATCGCATAGAGTGCGGCATAAGGCTTAGTGGTTGTCGTGGTTTTAGTACATAACATAAATAGTGACCCAACTCTATTGTAACAGCAATTCAGCGTGGGAATATTGAACTTATACATACCATACCTTTCTCTAGTGTCACTCCCGAGAACACTATCATGCCTTTGGAGAAAGACCGCCTCTACGTTGGGTTATGCGCTCGAGGTGTTCCAAACAGGTTTGCTCACTGTGAAGTCCAAATGCCAATGAAACTTTTCGTTTGATTCTAACAACAATTAGGTATTACTGGGCGCATATTGTTCAATTGGCCCCAAGAAGGAGTCATCCGCCATCAATTTCACGCGAGAAGCTCTCTCGCCCTGGCAGGTaaccctccatgtccttttcATACAGCTGTTCTGACAGCAATGCACTCGGAAACGCCATCACAGACTGGGAAACTGGGAGGGATGCGGCTGTATGTCTGTTGATGAGAATTGCAGTGTTGGTCGATTTGATGTGTATTACCAACCGGAAATATAATATGGCGGACTTCGAATGAGTTGTTCAAGCAAACACGTTGGTCCTAATGCTATAACCTGTTTCCGTTACATTCAACTCTGACAAGACACTCAAATCGATACCCTTAACGGGCCTGATCGCTGTCGAATCATCATGGCACTGGGCTAATGATGCCGCAATGCCCGCCAAGGGCAGCACCGGGGTCTCTGACAGCAAAACATCTAGCTGTTTCCCGCGTGCGACCAAAGCCATGCCACTTGACGATGGCCGTATCAACGCTGAACCGCTGAAACGGCTATGAACGGTCTGTTTCATCAAGATCAGGTATCAGAACATTGCGCGGAAGGTTTGGAAACCTCGCCCAGGCCATCTGTCTGTTTCCAACCTATGCATCAAAGTCAAACCGTTCCAACACTTGGGTGAAGCTCATACAATGCGATTCGTGGCCGAAAAGACATCCATCCCAGTACCCAAAGTATACTGCGCTTTCACCGACAAAGGCGCAACGTACATCGTCATGAGCATGATCCATGGCCACATAGCCTCCCACGGCTGGGATGCCCTCCCCGAGGAATCGAAAGCTCGTATACTCCAGCAGCCACGGCAAATGATACAAGAACTTCGCTTCATCAAACCTCCCAAGACAATAGGTATTGCCAATTCAGCCGGCGGCCCGTTTATGATTGTCGTTTACTTCCAAGCTATTCTGGGGTCTCTATACATCAATTCACGAATTCCACGAGGCATTGATAAATGACATAAGCGTTGAGACAGACTACGAGACTATGCCGCCAAACTTGTCAGAAATATTTCGCTTTTATCGACAATCATTCGGCATGCCTACCTTTACGCACGGAGACCTTAGCAAGTCTAATGTATTGGTCGAGGGAAGCCAAGTGGTCGGCATTATTGACTGGGAAACAGCAGGGTGGCTCCCCTACTATTGGAAGTATACTTGTGCCAGGAGCGTTGCGGTGAATGGTTTCACTGAGAGTGCAGTAGATACATTCTTGGAGCCGAAGCGTCATGAGCTCCGGATGGAACATATTCGGAGACAGTATTGTGATTTCTGAGTGAAACTTGGGCTGTTAAGCAACGACCATGAATGGGCATGACTGGCACTATGGCAGACCCCAATGTCTCCTGGTAAGACAATACGCTCGATAAGACGACCTTGTTCAGAGGATTCCGCATTCAAGGTGAATCACAAAAGCGACGACAACTTGGCACCGCTCTGAAAGAGTGCCGCCTTTACGTGCAATTAAACGGAGTACCATGGGCGAGTATTAGGCGCCAGGAAGCAGGTATTACAACAGTGGCATTATTAGATCAGCAACAAAGGAAATACTGCGCCATAGCAAGACATCTTAATGTCTggtatacttggatatgggtAAACACTTGCTGTTACAGGTGTACAGAACTTCTGTCTCATCACATCAACCCATgatctacggagtacggagtaataGACATCTCTGCTCCCGCCGTCACACGCCAGCATAACACAAGAGTGTAAGCATATGCCGCAGATACCATGTACGCAGATACCATGTACGCAGATACCATGTACGCAGATACCATGTACGCAAGCCCCTCTTCAATAAATCATGCAAATTTCCAGTTACCCAGACAATGTTGATCAACATCGGGACCTGCCCGTCGTCGCACCGACATACATTACACAATAGAAAGGATGACAAGCGAAGAATGCCTTATGCCACGGTTGTCAATTCCTTGGAAATGCAGTAGTCCCCGCACGAGGATTGGTTGACGATCCGGGCGTTCGTTGCTCTTATCCTAACTACATTGCGCTAAGAGTAGCAAACAATCAACGAAAAGGCATGGAGTACACCATAAATTGCCCAGTAGATTGGACAGCACATTATGGAGTGGTGTTGGTCGAGCTCGCCAAGAGGGTAGGAACCAACAAAGGGCA
It encodes the following:
- a CDS encoding ycfA-like protein domain-containing protein, encoding MKFILDGQYMLLALFYNKPAPNGPKGLARLNESRSQRKAIEKFWEMMRKILKEGCHDYSHSNENTRKWLAALSLHLTPEYAEAVRQEESSFTLLTETEPSRSRFAYSEVCSPNKSKCIVEVVTTSNKIKTRGTASEELESATENGDTTEILAVKRRPVAKHDLEIFCLIFPESAEERCRTVSWDEFVQAMKHAGCVAINCGGSAVRFELQDTSDEATSESKSIIFHRPHPVPKIDPIMLRSEIGRRLTRRFGWTREHFVLAGVDETAEKPVPTADDK